From a single Nissabacter sp. SGAir0207 genomic region:
- a CDS encoding KDGP aldolase family protein, translating to MSRLTPNYLHGRVCLNVLAGSKENAQAVYEAAEGHVLVGVLSKNYPDARSAIEEMRDYAARIDNALSIGLGAGDPRQSAMVSQIAAALHPQHVNQVFSGVATSRALLGQGETVVNGLVSPTGRVGWVKISTGPLSSRQSDAIVPVESAIAMLKEMGGSSVKYFPMQGLACREEYVAVARACAAQDFWLEPTGGIDMENFTPIVAIALEAGVSKVIPHVYSAIIDSDSGDTRPAQVAGLLAQMRALVG from the coding sequence ATGAGCCGCCTGACCCCGAACTACCTGCATGGCCGCGTCTGCCTGAACGTGCTGGCTGGCAGCAAAGAGAACGCCCAGGCGGTGTATGAGGCGGCGGAGGGGCATGTGCTGGTCGGCGTGCTCTCCAAAAATTACCCCGACGCCCGCAGCGCCATCGAAGAGATGCGCGATTATGCGGCGCGCATCGACAACGCCCTCTCCATCGGGCTGGGGGCGGGCGATCCGCGCCAGTCCGCGATGGTCAGCCAGATCGCCGCCGCGCTGCACCCGCAGCACGTCAATCAGGTCTTCAGCGGCGTCGCCACCAGCCGGGCGCTGCTCGGGCAGGGGGAGACGGTGGTCAACGGGCTGGTGTCGCCCACCGGCCGCGTGGGCTGGGTGAAGATCTCCACTGGGCCGCTGAGCAGCCGCCAGAGTGACGCGATAGTGCCGGTGGAGAGCGCCATCGCCATGCTGAAAGAGATGGGCGGCAGCTCGGTGAAGTACTTCCCGATGCAGGGGCTGGCTTGCCGGGAGGAGTATGTGGCAGTGGCGCGCGCCTGTGCGGCGCAGGATTTCTGGCTGGAGCCAACCGGCGGCATCGACATGGAGAACTTCACGCCGATCGTGGCAATCGCGCTGGAGGCGGGCGTCAGCAAGGTGATCCCACACGTCTACAGCGCCATCATCGACAGCGACAGCGGCGACACGCGGCCCGCGCAGGTGGCGGGGCTGCTGGCGCAGATGCGGGCGCTGGTGGGCTAG
- a CDS encoding DgaE family pyridoxal phosphate-dependent ammonia lyase, translating to MSADKHPSLYEKYHLKPVINASGRMTMLGVSTPGPEVVVAVNEGLSHYFEMKDLVLKSGAYIAGLLGVEEAVVVSCASAGIAQSVAAVIVQESEHLLVNLHSAAHDRPCEIVLPKGHNVNYGAPVGTMVALGGGRVVEAGYANECSAAQLAAAITPRTAALLYVKSHHTVQKSMLTVAEAAEVAHHHQLPLIVDAAAEEDLTCYYQMGADLVIYSGAKALEGPSSGLVIGRAPYVGWVRRQSEGIGRAMKIGKEGILGLAQAIECYVQRTPVSGQQMVEKMTPFIDRLNGLPGIHARVVWDAAGRDIARTEIAFDEAALGVRTAEIVQRLREGEVAIYFRGYRANEGKVEVDVRSVTPAQLARIADAIATLREARP from the coding sequence ATGTCTGCTGACAAACACCCTTCGCTGTATGAGAAGTACCACCTGAAACCGGTGATCAATGCCTCCGGGCGCATGACCATGCTGGGCGTCTCTACGCCGGGGCCGGAGGTGGTGGTGGCGGTCAATGAGGGCCTGAGCCACTACTTTGAGATGAAAGATCTGGTGCTGAAAAGCGGTGCCTACATCGCCGGGCTGCTGGGGGTGGAGGAGGCGGTGGTGGTCTCCTGCGCCTCGGCGGGCATCGCCCAGTCGGTGGCGGCGGTGATTGTGCAGGAGAGCGAGCACCTGCTGGTCAACCTGCACAGCGCCGCCCACGACCGTCCGTGTGAGATTGTGCTGCCGAAGGGGCACAACGTGAACTACGGCGCGCCGGTCGGCACTATGGTGGCGCTCGGCGGTGGCCGGGTGGTGGAGGCGGGCTACGCCAATGAGTGCTCGGCGGCGCAGCTGGCGGCGGCCATCACCCCGCGCACCGCGGCGCTGCTCTACGTCAAATCCCATCACACGGTGCAGAAAAGTATGTTGACGGTGGCAGAGGCGGCGGAGGTCGCGCATCACCACCAGTTGCCGCTGATTGTGGACGCAGCGGCGGAGGAGGATCTCACCTGCTATTACCAGATGGGCGCGGATCTGGTGATCTACAGCGGCGCGAAGGCGCTGGAGGGGCCATCCAGTGGGCTGGTGATAGGCCGTGCGCCCTATGTTGGCTGGGTACGCCGCCAGTCGGAGGGGATTGGCCGGGCAATGAAAATTGGCAAGGAGGGAATTCTCGGGCTGGCGCAGGCGATTGAGTGCTATGTGCAGCGCACGCCGGTCAGCGGCCAGCAGATGGTGGAGAAGATGACGCCCTTCATCGACCGGCTCAACGGCTTGCCCGGCATCCACGCGCGCGTGGTGTGGGACGCCGCCGGGCGGGACATCGCCCGCACCGAGATCGCCTTTGACGAGGCGGCGCTTGGCGTGCGCACCGCCGAGATTGTGCAGCGCTTGCGCGAGGGGGAGGTCGCGATCTATTTCCGGGGCTACCGCGCCAATGAGGGCAAGGTGGAGGTGGACGTGCGCAGCGTCACCCCAGCGCAGCTTGCGCGCATCGCCGATGCCATCGCCACCCTGCGGGAGGCCCGCCCATGA
- a CDS encoding amidohydrolase/deacetylase family metallohydrolase produces MGAQQAMELIIRRARLAEGGVVDVAVSGGRIAAIGALPATLAATTQLDLRGEAWLSAGWIDSHVHCYAASPLYHDEPDRVGIAGGVTTVVDAGSSGADDVADFRQLASGAQTRVLALLNIARTGIRTQHELADLAQIDADAARRAIADHAGFIVGLKARMSGSVVGDNGLHPLRIAKAIQRDNGDLPLMVHIGNDPPRLEEIADLLGAGDIITHCFNGKPNRILTPQGEVRAAVTQALARGVRLDVGHGSASFSFEVARQAIALGLLPDTISSDIYCRNRLQGPVYSLAAVMSKFLAIGMTLPQVIACVTHQAADALRLAGRGRLAVGAEADLTLFTLTDAPQHYLDADGASVHASQHLSPLAAVVAGVLYPTDTWSAEYVC; encoded by the coding sequence ATGGGCGCGCAACAGGCGATGGAGCTGATCATCCGCCGCGCGCGGCTGGCGGAGGGGGGCGTGGTGGACGTGGCGGTCAGCGGGGGGCGCATCGCGGCGATTGGCGCGCTGCCCGCGACGCTGGCCGCCACCACCCAGCTGGATTTAAGGGGCGAGGCGTGGCTGAGCGCCGGCTGGATCGACAGCCATGTGCACTGCTACGCCGCCTCGCCGCTCTACCATGACGAGCCGGATCGCGTGGGCATCGCCGGTGGGGTGACCACGGTGGTGGACGCTGGCAGCAGCGGCGCGGATGACGTGGCGGATTTCCGCCAATTGGCCTCCGGCGCACAGACGCGGGTGCTGGCGCTGCTCAATATCGCCCGTACCGGCATTCGCACCCAGCATGAGCTGGCGGATCTGGCGCAGATTGACGCCGACGCGGCGCGGCGCGCCATCGCTGACCACGCAGGGTTCATCGTCGGCCTGAAGGCGCGGATGAGCGGCAGCGTGGTGGGCGATAACGGCCTGCATCCGCTGCGGATCGCCAAGGCGATCCAGCGGGACAATGGCGATCTGCCGCTGATGGTGCACATCGGCAACGATCCGCCGCGGCTCGAAGAGATCGCTGACCTGCTGGGCGCGGGCGACATCATCACCCACTGTTTCAACGGCAAGCCGAATCGCATCCTCACGCCGCAGGGCGAGGTGCGCGCCGCCGTCACGCAGGCGCTGGCGCGCGGCGTGCGGCTGGACGTCGGCCACGGCAGTGCCAGCTTCAGCTTTGAAGTGGCACGGCAGGCCATCGCCCTTGGCCTGCTGCCCGACACCATCAGCTCAGATATCTACTGCCGTAACCGCCTGCAGGGGCCGGTGTACAGCCTGGCGGCGGTGATGTCAAAATTCCTGGCGATCGGCATGACCCTGCCACAGGTGATCGCCTGCGTCACCCATCAGGCCGCCGACGCGCTGCGGCTGGCGGGCCGTGGCCGGTTGGCAGTGGGGGCGGAGGCGGATTTAACGCTGTTCACCCTGACTGACGCGCCGCAGCACTATCTGGACGCCGACGGGGCGTCCGTGCACGCTTCACAGCACCTGTCGCCGCTGGCGGCCGTGGTGGCGGGCGTGCTCTATCCCACTGACACATGGAGTGCCGAGTATGTCTGCTGA
- a CDS encoding DUF4310 family protein has translation MATIISEKTDTDQQAGFWYADWSFPIFVGLLSAGVFAGTHMYYLYGIGAFNEVAFVSMLRAGMDTGVYGAVAAFGASFLFARIIEGSLVGILDIGGAVQTGVGLGIPALLLGAGIVFPVENFAASLLTGLVAGMAIGYLIILARKFTVNQGNVTYGADVMMGAGNASGRFLGPLIILSAITASIPIGLGSLGGALLFYLWRKPITGGAILGAMILGALFPVTL, from the coding sequence ATGGCGACGATTATCAGTGAAAAAACCGACACCGATCAGCAGGCCGGCTTCTGGTATGCCGACTGGTCATTCCCAATCTTTGTCGGGCTGCTCTCCGCTGGCGTCTTTGCTGGCACCCACATGTACTACCTCTACGGCATCGGCGCGTTCAACGAGGTGGCCTTTGTCTCGATGCTGCGCGCCGGTATGGACACCGGCGTCTATGGCGCGGTGGCGGCCTTCGGCGCCAGCTTCCTGTTCGCGCGCATCATTGAAGGCTCGCTGGTCGGCATCCTCGACATCGGCGGGGCGGTGCAGACCGGCGTCGGGCTGGGCATCCCGGCGCTGCTGCTCGGCGCGGGCATCGTCTTCCCGGTGGAGAACTTTGCCGCCTCGCTGCTCACCGGGCTGGTGGCTGGCATGGCGATTGGCTATCTGATCATTCTGGCGCGCAAGTTCACCGTCAACCAAGGCAACGTCACCTACGGCGCGGATGTGATGATGGGCGCGGGCAACGCCTCCGGCCGCTTCCTCGGCCCGCTGATTATCCTGTCAGCGATAACCGCCTCCATCCCGATTGGCCTCGGATCGCTGGGCGGCGCGCTGCTGTTCTACCTGTGGCGCAAGCCGATCACCGGCGGGGCGATCCTCGGCGCGATGATCCTTGGCGCGCTGTTCCCGGTGACGCTGTGA
- a CDS encoding DUF4311 domain-containing protein: MFLIILMKSLIIGGLVGVGVGAGAARMFHAPATQGMGAFRTLGELNACEGDPASHFSFGLGFFFNAWASSVAAGAFTQDVDHRIIPNWGAAALMMKNRTLADTLHNPRRMALACGLIGMVVVAFLNTTASAVPAALQVTAVKVLVPAANILVNTVMPVIFWLAAIDAGRRAGFWGTVFGGLAQLIMGNAVPGLVLGILIGKGVDEGGWTRVTRIMMAAIVLLFVLSGFFRGFDMKLLQSFTLGVPGWLDSIHNTLSGK, translated from the coding sequence ATGTTTCTCATTATTCTGATGAAATCCCTGATTATCGGCGGGCTGGTCGGCGTCGGCGTCGGCGCGGGCGCGGCACGTATGTTCCATGCGCCAGCCACGCAGGGCATGGGGGCGTTCCGCACCCTCGGCGAGCTGAACGCCTGCGAGGGCGACCCGGCCTCCCACTTCTCCTTTGGCCTCGGTTTCTTCTTCAACGCCTGGGCCTCCTCGGTGGCAGCGGGTGCCTTCACGCAGGACGTTGACCACCGCATCATCCCCAACTGGGGCGCGGCGGCGCTGATGATGAAGAACCGCACGCTGGCCGACACCCTGCACAACCCGCGTCGCATGGCGCTGGCCTGCGGGCTGATTGGCATGGTGGTGGTGGCGTTCCTGAACACCACCGCCTCGGCGGTGCCAGCGGCGCTGCAAGTGACGGCGGTGAAGGTGCTGGTGCCAGCGGCCAATATTCTGGTCAACACCGTGATGCCGGTGATCTTCTGGCTGGCGGCGATTGACGCCGGTCGCCGCGCCGGTTTCTGGGGCACGGTATTTGGCGGGCTGGCGCAGCTGATCATGGGCAACGCCGTGCCGGGGCTGGTGCTCGGCATCCTGATTGGCAAAGGGGTGGACGAGGGCGGCTGGACGCGCGTCACCCGCATCATGATGGCGGCGATTGTCCTGCTGTTTGTGCTGAGCGGCTTCTTCCGCGGCTTTGACATGAAGCTGCTGCAATCCTTCACCCTCGGCGTGCCGGGCTGGCTCGACAGCATCCACAACACCTTAAGCGGGAAGTGA
- a CDS encoding DUF4312 family protein, with protein MAQEIRPDAMKQEFTATVQVNGKGESKSQAFSAALGQVQAEVMKNSPHLLLRIEPQDVRVVKAEERCVRERFLFLFFPRERRHYSVSLEIVVKVTAFDMGQVAFTAQ; from the coding sequence GTGGCGCAAGAAATTCGGCCAGACGCCATGAAGCAGGAGTTCACCGCCACCGTGCAGGTCAACGGCAAGGGAGAGAGCAAATCCCAAGCGTTCTCGGCGGCGCTGGGCCAGGTGCAGGCAGAGGTGATGAAAAATTCCCCCCACCTGCTGCTGCGCATCGAGCCACAGGATGTGCGGGTGGTGAAAGCGGAGGAGCGGTGCGTGCGCGAGCGGTTCCTGTTTCTCTTTTTCCCGCGCGAGCGGCGGCACTACAGCGTCTCGCTGGAGATCGTGGTGAAGGTCACTGCCTTTGACATGGGGCAGGTGGCGTTCACCGCCCAATAG